The following are encoded together in the Theileria orientalis strain Shintoku DNA, chromosome 1, complete genome genome:
- a CDS encoding DNA repair protein gives MGISGIIPFLSSKAPQVVRPLPSFDLIGGKRVFVDCSTILRRSLHASMRTVLDRFKYQFKAVRDSNVYIDTSAMREEIMNCSVHPLSVLNKSLQSVDHKGGVESTFVLGPFEDLLGKSKVTNDPSYINILDTKNRDLLKNLREYCSGNEAIKFYPSLSHKDINHISQKLTDQFAKKCVEFCTDEDDYVISDDTNVIAYGAPNVIRDFLGSKQPNTINHNEMLEALEFTRDQFVDFCILLGYKHSVRIPEIGPYRAYSIIKRFYSLERFFKSILYQELFKTKKGSELLSKVS, from the exons ATGGGAATCAGCGGAATTATTCCATTTTTGAGCAGCAAGGCGCCTCAAGTAGTGCGACCTCTTCCCTCGTTCGACCTGATAGGAGGGAAAAGAGTCTTTGTGGACTGCTCAACCATCCTCAGAAGGTCGCTGCACGCCTCAATGAGGACGGTTCTTGATCGCTTTAAATATCAGTTCAAAG CTGTGAGGGACTCGAATGTGTATATCGACACCTCTGCGATGAGAGAGGAGATAATGAACTGCTCAGTGCACCCACTTTCAGTTTTAAACAAGTCTCTACAGTCCGTTGATCATAAAGGAGGAGTCGAGTCAACGTTCGTGCTTGGCCCCTTCGAGGACTTGCTGGGTAAGAGTAAAGTCACTAACGATCCGTCGTATATAAACATTCTGGACACGAAGAACAGGGACCTGCTTAAAAATTTGAGGGAATACTGCTCGGGCAACGAGGCCATAAAGTTCTACCCATCGCTTAGCCACAAGGACATAAACCACATTTCTCAGAAGTTAACAGATCAGTTCGCCAAG AAATGTGTTGAGTTTTGTACTGACGAAGACGACTATGTAATCTCTGATGACACTAATGTTATTGCCTACGG GGCCCCAAATGTAATTAGAGACTTCCTTGGAAGTAAACAGCCAAATACAATTAATCATAATGAGATGTTGGAGGCGCTAG AGTTTACTCGAGATCAATTCGTGGATTTTTGCATACTACTTGGATATAAACACAGTGTTAGGATACCAGAGATAG GTCCCTATAGAGCATATAGTATCATTAAGAGGTTCTACTCCCTCGAAAGATTTTTTAAGTCGATACTGTACCAGGAGCTCTTTAAGACTAAAAAGGGCTCAGAGCTACTTTCCAAGGTTAGTTGA
- a CDS encoding uncharacterized protein (mitochondrial transcription termination factor-related family protein), protein MILLFETIALQVLVLATSTHTLTNKGNLLFISHLSPNIPKNRNDLSCNIFFGSKSISLDTQEYKKSDQWHEYFKKVDDATDTSGLPLAPENEDDPLEEVEDEGDLTKPPTPKKDWYLKKLAHGRRFWHKFFAKPSDQTLRAMRWCKFQHDRFHCNRIVERTYNQLPLIEPKKGPDGKLMKLTKEEKVYNRHSLKVKRRILGYDNTSRESNLLIIANYPQERLVKLVERLRMPKVLDLRNYELLRMLRSSMLYLAKPNTFMSTVDFLLCFGRFNTGYSKEFKKYMEAEEKPKKRFRPMVYAIIGKLRNNPFKKELLLPRKNRAPPIREEFPVYNGPESVLNRFLDSCENLTRFKVTTTPYDHDETMDRSFSDIFDRAPEYTTKGSVNKLDSPALINYQKEMSRCLRPKKDYKKEDFVGWRPEDVKNMLRVSSKMGLVKTETIIRRLKSLHNDLGLSYEEIIELGKRHPRVLKYGRYKQKCLRLYDIDEAFTHEAVNRLVRGYPNVLTYNVDRCIRPKVLYLLRNMGKSVEDLLDYPGYLSFSLYDRIVPRHFAVMNRHYKGEFLSVYRFLFETGFYRSYGQPVTHPKIPDLLPENHARFMESYRQLSSEIDLRALLKTGDAKFCELFKLSYRELVEGKHNAFKIPLPTNIHTRWSYAPAYRFSGGRGADPAGPPKKVRRTTTHCYVQFLKDEEILVERVRVLKNKKLLGDYTTHEARLIAKSDNMNLILFKPNADPPICVIDNYKQFLKTLSGREPRKDDASYSFDPSLKSKTVQISENCGASDLDRKLSSIRAFLLSGHRVDVLVFAKGKRVRELNRKYDAASKASSAQDAVRSAAEVAEARGLKVTHDLTNSILQKIDYIYSRLVDISSPHTLRNKVNVNSRQILLKFWPK, encoded by the exons atgattttattatttgaaacAATAGCATTGCAAGTATTGGTACTTGCAACTTCAACACACactttaacaaataaaggAAATTTGCTCTTTATTTCACACTTATCGCCTAACATTCCTAAAAATCGAAACGATTTGtcatgtaatatattttttggttCAAAATCAATTTCACTCGACACACAAGAGTATAAAAAAAGCGATCAATGgcatgaatattttaagaagGTGGACGACGCAACGGACACCAGCGGATTGCCGCTGGCTCCGGAGAATGAAGATGACCCACTCGAGGAGGTTGAGGATGAAGGAGATTTGACCAAGCCGCCGACTCCGAAAAAGGATTGGTACCTGAAGAAATTGGCCCACGGGAGAAGGTTTTGGCACAAGTTTTTCGCAAAGCCCTCGGATCAAACTCTAAGGGCAATGAGATGGTGTAAGTTCCAGCACGACCGGTTCCACTGTAACAGAATAGTGGAAAGGACGTACAATCAGCTGCCGCTGATTGAGCCGAAAAAGGGCCCGGATGGGAAGCTGAtgaagctgacgaaggaggagaaggtgTACAACAGGCACTCGCTGAAGGTGAAGAGGAGGATACTAGGGTACGACAACACGAGCAGAGAGAGTAACCTGCTGATCATCGCAAACTACCCGCAGGAGAGGCTGgtgaagctggtggagaGGCTGAGAATGCCGAAAGTGCTGGACCTGAGGAACTACGAGCTGCTGAGGATGCTGAGATCCTCAATGCTGTACCTGGCGAAGCCGAACACGTTCATGAGCACAGTGGACTTCCTGCTGTGCTTCGGAAGGTTCAACACGGGCTACAGTAAGGAGTTTAAGAAGTACATGGAGGCGGAGGAGAAGCCGAAGAAGAGGTTTAGACCAATGGTATATGCTATAATAGGCAAGTTGAGGAACAACCCGTTTAaaaaggagctgctgctgccgaGGAAAAACAGGGCGCCGCCAATAAGAGAAGAGTTCCCAGTATACAACGGGCCAGAATCAGTGCTCAACAGATTTTTGGACTCGTGCGAAAACCTGACGAGATTTAAAGTGACTACTACGCCGTACGACCACGACGAGACCATGGACAGGTCGTTCTCAGACATATTCGACAGGGCGCCAGAATACACGACGAAGGGGAGCGTGAACAAGCTGGACAGCCCGGCGCTGATAAACTACCAGAAGGAGATGAGCAGGTGCCTGCGGCCGAAGAAGGACTACAAGAAGGAGGACTTCGTGGGATGGAGGCCTGAGGACGTGAAGAACATGCTGAGAGTGTCCAGCAAGATGGGCCTGGTGAAGACGGAGACGATCATACGGAGGCTCAAAAGCCTCCACAACGACCTCGGCCTGAGCTACGAGGAGATAATAGAGCTGGGGAAAAGGCACCCGCGGGTGCTCAAGTACGGAAGGTACAAGCAGAAGTGCCTGCGGCTGTACGACATCGACGAGGCGTTCACGCACGAGGCCGTGAACAGGCTGGTCAGGGGGTACCCGAACGTCCTCACGTACAACGTCGACCGGTGCATAAGGCCGAAGGTCCTCTACCTGCTCAGGAACATGGGCAAGAGCGTCGAGGACCTGCTCGACTACCCGGGCTATCTGTCGTTCTCGCTTTACGACCGCATCGTCCCCAGGCACTTCGCAGTCATGAATCGGCACTACAAGGGCGAGTTCCTGAGCGTCTACAGGTTCCTGTTCGAGACCGGCTTCTACAGGAGCTACGGGCAGCCGGTCACGCACCCGAAGATCCCGGACCTGCTGCCCGAAAACCACGCCAGGTTCATGGAGTCGTACAGGCAGCTCTCGAGTGAGATTGACCTGCGGGCTCTCCTCAAGACCGGCGACGCCAAGTTCTGCGAGCTTTTCAAGCTGTCGTACCGGGAGCTCGTGGAAGGCAAGCACAACGCGTTCAAAATCCCACTGCCGACCAACATA CACACTCGGTGGAGCTACGCGCCCGCCTACAGGTTTTCCGGCGGAAGGGGCGCCGACCCCGCGGGGCCCCCGAAGAAGGTAAGAAGGACGACCACACATTGCTACGTTCAGTTCCTGAAGGACGAGGAAATACTCGTCGAAAGGGTTCGCGTGCTGAAAAACAAGAAACTGCTCGGAGATTACACCACCCACGAGGCGCGGCTGATTGCCAAGAGCGACAACATGAACCTGATTCTCTTTAAGCCCAACGCCGACCCTCCCATCTGCGTCATTGACAACTACAAGCAGTTTCTGAAGACACTCTCTGGGAGGGAGCCCAGGAAGGACGACGCTTCCTACTCCTTCGACCCTTCCCTCAAGTCAAAGACCGTCCAGATTTCCGAGAACTGCGGCGCGTCTGATCTCGACAGGAAGCTCAGCTCAATCAGGGCCTTTCTGCTCTCCGGCCACAGGGTCGACGTGCTCGTGTTCGCGAAGGGCAAGCGGGTCAGGGAGTTGAACAGGAAGTACGACGCAGCCTCCAAGGCCTCCTCGGCGCAGGACGCAGTCAGGAGCGCCGCTGAGGTTGCCGAGGCCCGCGGCTTAAAGGTGACTCACGACCTCACGAACTCGATTCTGCAGAAGATCGACTACATATACTCGAGGCTTGTGGACATTTCCAGCCCTCACACGCTAAGGAACAAGGTGAACGTTAACTCTAGGCAAATACTGTTAAAATTTTGGCCAAAGTGA